CTGGTCGCCGGTGGGCGCGAAGGGCAGCAGCTCGTCGCGCCAGCGGGCCGAGAGCGACGGCGGGTCGGCCAGCGGCGTGGCGCGCAGGCCGGCGCGGCGGGCCTCGCGCAGGCGCAGCTGGACGACCTGGTCGAGCAGGAGCTCGTCGAAGGCCAGCCGGCGCCGTCCCTCCTCGGGCTCGTCGCCGTGGGCGGCCAGCAGCGCGCCGGCGACGTCCGGGAGCTCCTCGTCGCGGCGCAGCGCGGCCGGCAGCGGCTCGGGGGCGTCGAAGGCGGCGTGGCGGTGCTCGCGCACGAGGGCGAGCAGCTGGGGCGAGGTGATGCCCTTCGTCGCGGGGTACTGCGCCACGGCCTCGCCCTCGGCGCCGACCGCCTCGTCGGTGCGCGCGTGGGTGTTGACCCGGAAGCGGTTGCGGGCCTGGAACTTGCCGTGCAGGACCAGCCGGGTCCCGGCCGGGTACTGGCGCGCGAGCCACGGCTGGTTGAAGAACGTCGCCTTCATCACGCCGGTGGCGTCGGCGACGGTCGCCTCGACCAGGGGCTTCATGCCGCGCCGGCGGACCGGGCGGCTCGTGATGGAGCGGACCTCGACGACGACGGTCGCGACCTCGTCGACGACGAGCTCGTCGATGGTGCGGGCCTCGCTCGTGGCCCGCGGCAGGTGCAGCAGGAGGTCGCCGACGGTGTGGAGGCCGAGGGTGGCCGCGGCCTCGGCGGCGGTGGGCGGCGTGACGGTGAGCGGCGCGCGCCACGCGGACGGGCGCGGCCAGCGGACGGGCGCGGCGAGGAGCTCGTCGTGGTCGAGCTCGCGGGTCTCGCCGAACGCCAGCGGCACGGGCTGATGATGCAAGGCGGGCCGGTCGGCTGGGCCTACTGGGCCGAGAGCAGCCACCACCAGGCGGGCTGCCCGCCGGGCTCGACCTCGACCTTCTCGGCGTCGGGCGCGAGGGCCAGCACGCCGTCGTCGTCGAGGGGCGCGTCGGCGCCGGCGATGCAGGTCACCAGCTCGGCGCCGTCGTCGAGGCGGGCCAGGACGTCGGCGAGGGTCTTCTGCGGGTCGCCCCAGGCCACGAGCTCGTCGTCGACGTAGCCGACGGCGTCCCCGGTGCGGAAGCGCCCGTCGGCGTCGTCGCGGGCGGCGGGGGCGACGCCGCCGGTGCGCACGTGCGCGAGCTCGCGCTCCATGGCGGCGGCGTTCTCGGCGGCGTCGCGGTCGGGGTGGAGCGCGATGGCGGCGGCGAGGCCGGCCTGCATGGAGCGCGTCGGCACCACGGCGACCGCCTTCTCGCTCAGCTCCGCGGCGCGCTCGGCGGCCATCCGGACGTTCGGGCTGTTCGTGAGGACGACGACCTGCTCGGCGGGCACCTGGTGGATGCCGGCCAGCAGCTCCATCGTCGAGGGGTTCATCGTCGGGCCGCCGTCCAGGACGTGGACGCCGAGGTCCTCGAAGAGGCGCTGGAGGCCCTCGCCGGTGGCGACGGCCAGGGCGCCGCAGCAGGCGGTCGGCGCCGCGGCGCCGTTCGTCGTCGCCGCGGCCAGGCGCTCCTCGCGCTCCACGACCTGGGCGTGCATGTCCGCCACGTCGAGGTGCGAGACCTCCCCCACGCCGGCGAAGAGGCCCGTGGCGCGCTCGGGCTCGTCGGTGTGGACGTGGACCTTGAGCGTGCGGTCGTCGCCGACCACCAGGACGCTGTCGCCCAGTGCCTCGAGCTTCGCGATCCAGCCCGTCGGGTCGAGCTCGCGGCCGCTGACCGCGAAGTTCGTGCAGAAGCGGAACGTCGAGGACTCGTGCTGGGGGTGGGTGACCTTCGCGGGGGCGACGTGGCGCTCGACCTCGGGCGCCTGCGTGCCGCGCAGGGCGGCCACGACGCCGGCGAAGAGGATCGTCACCGCGTAGCCGCCGGCGTCGACGACGCCCGCCTCGCGCAGGGCGGGCAGGAGCTCCGGGCCCCGGCGCACGGAGGCCTCGCCGGCCGCGATCGCCTTCTCGAGGACCGTCGCGATGAGCTCGTTCTGGCGCGGGTCGTCCTCGCTGCCCAGGCGGGTCGCGCCGGGCGGGAGGTGGGCGAGCTCGTGGGAGACGGCGAGCGCCATCTCGCGCATGACGGTGAGGATCGTGCCCTCGGCCGGCTCGCGGACGGACTTGTAGGCGCGGTCGGCGGCCTTGGCCATGGCGGCGCCGATGAGGACCGGGTCGACGAGCTCGCCGGGACGGGAGATGAGCTCCTCGGCGGCGCCGCGGATGAGCTGCGACAGGATGACGCCGCTGTTGCCGCGGGCGCCGAGGAGCGCGGCGCGGGCCACGGAGTCGACGATCTCGTCGCGGCCGATGTCGTCCAGCGCGCGACCGGAGTCGGCCAGGCGGTCGAGCTCCTCCAGCACGGCGCTCAGCGTCAGCGCCATGTTGTCGCCCGTGTCGCCGTCGGCGACCGGGAAGACGTTCAGGTCGTTGATCTCGGTCCGGCGGGACTCGAGGTGCACGAGCGCACCGTCGACGACGGCGCGGAACCGGACGAGACTGGGGTCGGCGGACACCGC
The DNA window shown above is from Conexibacter sp. SYSU D00693 and carries:
- a CDS encoding DAK2 domain-containing protein produces the protein MSADPSLVRFRAVVDGALVHLESRRTEINDLNVFPVADGDTGDNMALTLSAVLEELDRLADSGRALDDIGRDEIVDSVARAALLGARGNSGVILSQLIRGAAEELISRPGELVDPVLIGAAMAKAADRAYKSVREPAEGTILTVMREMALAVSHELAHLPPGATRLGSEDDPRQNELIATVLEKAIAAGEASVRRGPELLPALREAGVVDAGGYAVTILFAGVVAALRGTQAPEVERHVAPAKVTHPQHESSTFRFCTNFAVSGRELDPTGWIAKLEALGDSVLVVGDDRTLKVHVHTDEPERATGLFAGVGEVSHLDVADMHAQVVEREERLAAATTNGAAAPTACCGALAVATGEGLQRLFEDLGVHVLDGGPTMNPSTMELLAGIHQVPAEQVVVLTNSPNVRMAAERAAELSEKAVAVVPTRSMQAGLAAAIALHPDRDAAENAAAMERELAHVRTGGVAPAARDDADGRFRTGDAVGYVDDELVAWGDPQKTLADVLARLDDGAELVTCIAGADAPLDDDGVLALAPDAEKVEVEPGGQPAWWWLLSAQ